The Blautia obeum ATCC 29174 region GTAACTTTTTAATCGTTTCATCTTCAGAGCCGCTCTGTACGACCTGATAAATCGTTACATCTTTATCCAGTTTTTTCAGGAAGTTCTTTGTATCATCAGTGATACTGTAAAGTTTCTGAGCACTGACATCCACTTCTGTATATTTGGATGGAAGGGAACCAACGATCATATTGACTACAAGAACGATTACGATAAATACTGCACTGATCACAACGCTGTAAGAACCGTTCTTGATGTATTTTTTATTCATGGAATCCTTTATTTTCTGTTTTAAAGGTTTCTTTTCTTTTTTGGCTGTCTCTTTTGCCGGATTTTCAATCTTATCTGCTTTCTTTGCTTTCAGTTTTTCCGTAAATTTCATTGTCTCCCACCTCCTTAATTCCAACGTCTCTTGGCAATCGACTGTACAGTCAGAAACAGGCAGACTGCAATCACAGACAGGAAATACAAAATGCCTTTGACATCAAAGATTGCATTTGCAAAATTGTCAAAATGGCTGCTCAGGTTGAAGATATCCAGAATTTTCTGGATTCCACCTGAGAAAAAGCTGGAATTTACAACATAAACAATGACAAGTGCGATCTCCCCAACTACACAGATGACTGCTGAGATCAGGAAGTTTTTGATCATTGTATAGATTATGATCGCTGCTGCCAGAATCAGAAGTCCAAATGTAACACAGGTAGAAAGTGCTCCTTCTGAGAAGAAAGAGGAAATTCCATTCATCATATAAAAAGCAAACAGAATAACAAATGTCAGTACTGCCGCAATTACCTGACTTTCTGTCAATGAGGAAATAAACACACCAATTGCAAGATTTGCACATCCCAGAAGGAAAAATCCAAGGATCGCAGTGTATGCTGCTCCCAGAGATACTGTTCCGAATTTTGTCATGAGCAGTGGATACAGACACATAATCAGCATCGGAATCGCAAAGATCGTAACCAGTGCAAAATATTTACCAAAAACAATTTTTTCAATAGACACCGGTGCTGTAAGAAGCAGCTGATCTGTTTTCTGTTTACGTTCTTCTGCAAGAACTCGCATTGTAAGAATCGGCACACTGATCAGAAATACAAAGGTCAGTGCACTTAATGTGTACTCAAAACGAGGATATGCTGCACCAAGCTGATATGCCGAAAAATAAATACCTGTCAGAAACAGGATAAAAAATATGAACAGGTAACCGATCATAGAAGTAAGGTAACTTCTCAGCTCCCTTTTATATACTGCGATCATTTATTTTCCCCCTCCTTTTTGTCTGTCTCTTTTTCGTTCTTTTTCTTCTTATCATCTTCAGTCAGTTCAAGGAAGATTTCCTCCAGAGATACTTTCTTAGACTTCATTTCCAGAATCGGGCAGTGTGCATCTGCCATCCTGAAGAACACTTCTTCGCGGATATCCATATCCTCTTTCGTAGAAAGTGTTACATTCCATGCATGTTCTTCCTTCGCAGATGCGACAGTGATATCTTTCACACCATCAATCTGTCCAAGTGCAATGCGAATATGATCTTTATCACCTTTCACAAGCAGATTTAAGGTATTGGAACCTTCTGCAAGTTTTCCAAGGTTTTCCGGTGTATCACTGGCAACCAGTTTTCCATGAGAAATGATCAATACATAATCGCAGACAGCACTGACTTCTGACAGAATATGCGAACTTAAAATAACCGTATGTTTCTTCTTAAGGCTCTTGATCAGATCACGGATCTCAATGATCTGTTTCGGGTCAAGACCTACGGTTGGCTCATCCAGGATGATTACTTCCGGATAACCAAGAATTGCCTGTGCAAGTCCAACTCTCTGTCTGTAACCTTTGGACAGATTCTTGATCAGACGGTTTTTCATATCGGTAATCTTTACCATTTCCATGACTTCTTCTACCATGGATTTTTTTTGATCTTTTGGGATTTTTTTGAGATCAGCAACGAAATTCATATATTCGCCTACTGTCATGTCGAAATAAAGAGGCGGCATCTCCGGCAGATAGCCGATGCATTTTTTTGCCTGCTCCGGTTCATCCAGTATGTCATGACCATCAATGGTTACCGTTCCCTCCGTAGATGCTATATAACCAGTAATCATATTCATAGTCGTAGATTTACCAGCTCCGTTTGGCCCCAGAAAGCCGTAGATTTTGCCTTTCTCGATTTTAAAAGAAAGGTGGTCAACTGCCGTATGGTCTCCATAGCGTTTGACCAGATTGTTTACTTCAATCACAAGTCTCTCCTCCTTTTTCTTTAAACAGAATATTGTATTCTGCAAATATTTACAAAATAAAAGATGCCTCCAGGTGAAACAGAGATAGGGGGTACCTGGAAGCATCTTCCATAATGAGCCGACTTTAACGTCTGCTCTGAAAATATTCTATGAGGAAGTTGTGATAAAAATTGGATAAATCTGTGATGATTTTGTGAAAATAAAACGTATTTTTGAAATAGTTTTTCTAAAAACAGTTTCTGTTTATGAAAGAGGCTCTTTCAGAGGTGTTCCTGCCTTACGCGGATAGCGGCCCGGTGTTGGTTTCATTTTCTCGATTACAACGAGAGAACGCTGGATTTCAGAATCCGGAAGATTAAAATAAACCACATCCTGAATCTTGCCGCCGAGGATCTTAACTGCTTTTTCTGCCTGCTGCAGTTCTTCCTGAACCGTGCCAGACTTGTAAGAAATAAAATTTCCGCCCACTTTTACATATGGAAGACAGTACTCAGACAACGTAGCCAGATTGGAAACCGCGCGGGATACGCACAGATCATACTGCTCACGGTATGCTTTATTTTTGGCAAATTCTTCTGCCCTGCCATGAATTGCAGTAATATTTTCCAGTTTCAGAAGAGCAAAGGTTTCTTCGAGAAAATTAACTCTCTTCTTCAATGAGTCAAGAAGACAGGCTTCCAGATGCGGAAACGCAATCTTAAGTGGTACTCCCGGAAATCCGGCTCCTGTTCCGATATCCATAATTTTGCTGACTTTTGTCATATCTACTGCCTTCACACAGGCAAGACTGTCCAGGAAATGCTTTACCAGCACTTCCTGAAACTCGGTAATACCAGTCAGGTTCATGACCTTGTTTTTTTCTGCCAGATATTCATAAAAAGCAATAAACTGCTGTTTCTGTGTATCATTCAGAGCAATTCCGAGTTCTTCACACCCTTGCTCCAGTACTTTCAGATCATAAGACAATATTATATCCTCCTATTCTCAGGAATTTGAATTTCTTCTGTATTGTTCAAGATAAACCAGCAGTACAGAGATATCCGCAGGAGATACGCCTGAAATACGAGATGCCTGTCCGATAGAGATTGGACGGTATTCTTCCAGTTTCTGCCTTGCTTCGATACGAAGACTGCCAACCTTTTCATAATCCAGGTCTTCCGGAATTTTCTTTGCTTCCAGTTTTTTGAACTGCTCTACCTGCTTCAGCTGTCTCTTGATATATCCCTCATATTTCAGATTGATCTCTACCTGCTGCTTCACATCCCATGGAAGCTCCGGTCTTTCTTTGTCAATTGGTGCCAGATCTTCATAGTTCAGTTCCGGTCTACGGATCAGTTCTGCAATCGTTGTTCCGGATTTCAGAAGTGTACTTCCTTTTTCTTCCAGCAATTTCTGGACCTCCGGTGTTCCGCCGATCGTTGCATGTTCGGTACGCTCGATTTCTTTCTGAATTGCCTCTTCTTTTCGAAGAACTGCCTGATATGTTTCTTCATCGATCAGACCAACCTGATATCCTTTTTTACGGAGACGAAGATCTGCATTATCCTGTCTCAGCAGAAGACGATATTCTGCACGGCTTGTCATCATTCGATACGGTTCATGGTTTTCTTTTGTAACCAGGTCATCGATCAGTACTCCAATATAAGCTTCGGAACGGTCCAGAACCAGCTGTTCCCGGCCTTTTACCTCCATAGCTGCATTGATTCCGGCAATCAGCCCCTGTGCTGCTGCTTCTTCATATCCGGAGCTTCCGTTAAACTGTCCGCCACTGAACAGGCCTTTGATCTTTTTGAATTCCAGCGTCGGATACAGCTGCCGTGGATTGATGCAGTCATACTCAATTGCATAGGCGTTCTTAACAATCTTTGCATGTTCCAGTCCCGGAACAGAATGGTACATTTCATCCTGTACATCTTCCGGAAGAGAACTGGACATGCCTCCAATATACATTTCGTTCGTATAAAGTCCTTCTGGTTCAATAAATACCTGATGACGTTTTTTATCCGCAAAACGAACGACCTTGTCCTCGATAGATGGACAGTATCTCGGTCCGGTACCTTCAATCATACCGGAATACAATGGCGAACGGTCCAGATTATTACGGATGATCTCATGCGTTTTTTCGTTTGTATAAGTCAGCCAGCAGGACTTCTGCTGGATCTGTACAGACTCCGGATCCGTTGAAAATGAGAATGGAACTACTCTTTCATCGCCAAACTGCTCTTCCATTTTGGAATAATTGATCGTATTTCCGGCAATTCGTGCCGGTGTTCCTGTCTTGAAGCGGAACATCTCGATTCCAAGCTCTTTGAGTGAATCTGTCAGATAATTGGCCGCCTGCAGTCCATTTGGTCCGGTATAATTGCTGACATCACCGTAGATACATCTTGCTTTCAGGTACGTTCCTGTACAGAGTACAACTGCCTGGCAGTGATAAACTGCACCTGAATAAAGCTGCACTCCTGTAATTTTGCCTTCTTCCACGAGAAGCTTTGTGACTTCTCCCTGTTTAATGGTCAGATTCTCCTGATTTTCCAAA contains the following coding sequences:
- the mnmG gene encoding tRNA uridine-5-carboxymethylaminomethyl(34) synthesis enzyme MnmG produces the protein METKTLEKTCDIVVVGAGHAGCEASLACARLGLDTVMFTVSVDSIALMPCNPNVGGSSKGHLVKELDALGGEMGKNIDKTFIQSKMLNSSKGPAVHSLRAQADKQAYSTEMRKTLENQENLTIKQGEVTKLLVEEGKITGVQLYSGAVYHCQAVVLCTGTYLKARCIYGDVSNYTGPNGLQAANYLTDSLKELGIEMFRFKTGTPARIAGNTINYSKMEEQFGDERVVPFSFSTDPESVQIQQKSCWLTYTNEKTHEIIRNNLDRSPLYSGMIEGTGPRYCPSIEDKVVRFADKKRHQVFIEPEGLYTNEMYIGGMSSSLPEDVQDEMYHSVPGLEHAKIVKNAYAIEYDCINPRQLYPTLEFKKIKGLFSGGQFNGSSGYEEAAAQGLIAGINAAMEVKGREQLVLDRSEAYIGVLIDDLVTKENHEPYRMMTSRAEYRLLLRQDNADLRLRKKGYQVGLIDEETYQAVLRKEEAIQKEIERTEHATIGGTPEVQKLLEEKGSTLLKSGTTIAELIRRPELNYEDLAPIDKERPELPWDVKQQVEINLKYEGYIKRQLKQVEQFKKLEAKKIPEDLDYEKVGSLRIEARQKLEEYRPISIGQASRISGVSPADISVLLVYLEQYRRNSNS
- a CDS encoding ABC transporter ATP-binding protein, giving the protein MIEVNNLVKRYGDHTAVDHLSFKIEKGKIYGFLGPNGAGKSTTMNMITGYIASTEGTVTIDGHDILDEPEQAKKCIGYLPEMPPLYFDMTVGEYMNFVADLKKIPKDQKKSMVEEVMEMVKITDMKNRLIKNLSKGYRQRVGLAQAILGYPEVIILDEPTVGLDPKQIIEIRDLIKSLKKKHTVILSSHILSEVSAVCDYVLIISHGKLVASDTPENLGKLAEGSNTLNLLVKGDKDHIRIALGQIDGVKDITVASAKEEHAWNVTLSTKEDMDIREEVFFRMADAHCPILEMKSKKVSLEEIFLELTEDDKKKKNEKETDKKEGENK
- a CDS encoding ABC transporter permease, with product MIAVYKRELRSYLTSMIGYLFIFFILFLTGIYFSAYQLGAAYPRFEYTLSALTFVFLISVPILTMRVLAEERKQKTDQLLLTAPVSIEKIVFGKYFALVTIFAIPMLIMCLYPLLMTKFGTVSLGAAYTAILGFFLLGCANLAIGVFISSLTESQVIAAVLTFVILFAFYMMNGISSFFSEGALSTCVTFGLLILAAAIIIYTMIKNFLISAVICVVGEIALVIVYVVNSSFFSGGIQKILDIFNLSSHFDNFANAIFDVKGILYFLSVIAVCLFLTVQSIAKRRWN
- the rsmG gene encoding 16S rRNA (guanine(527)-N(7))-methyltransferase RsmG, which translates into the protein MSYDLKVLEQGCEELGIALNDTQKQQFIAFYEYLAEKNKVMNLTGITEFQEVLVKHFLDSLACVKAVDMTKVSKIMDIGTGAGFPGVPLKIAFPHLEACLLDSLKKRVNFLEETFALLKLENITAIHGRAEEFAKNKAYREQYDLCVSRAVSNLATLSEYCLPYVKVGGNFISYKSGTVQEELQQAEKAVKILGGKIQDVVYFNLPDSEIQRSLVVIEKMKPTPGRYPRKAGTPLKEPLS